One stretch of Jiangella gansuensis DSM 44835 DNA includes these proteins:
- a CDS encoding ABC transporter permease subunit: MLGRGMFWLFLAVLTVIFIGPIIWMFLTSIKTNPEATAVPPTFLPDSPTFGAYEGLLRLDGSYPVLRWFLNSLLAATLHMALVLVLASTAAYALARLHFRGRGVLFVVIVSTLFVPGFVFLIPNYLIIDQLGWLDTVWALVVPGAASAFGVFFLRQFFSMLPGELEEAALIDGANQWQIFTRVVLPNSKPALATLAVLSFLANWNDFIWPIYVLFSPERLTLPAGLRLLQGAYTTDYPVIMAGAFVASVPVLILFVFTQRYVIEGVSRSGLKG; this comes from the coding sequence ATGCTCGGGCGGGGGATGTTCTGGCTGTTCCTGGCGGTGCTGACGGTCATCTTCATCGGCCCGATCATCTGGATGTTCCTGACGTCGATCAAGACGAACCCGGAGGCGACGGCGGTCCCGCCGACGTTCCTGCCGGATTCGCCGACGTTCGGCGCCTACGAAGGGCTCCTGCGGCTCGACGGCTCGTACCCGGTGCTGCGCTGGTTCCTCAACAGCCTGCTGGCCGCGACCTTGCACATGGCGCTGGTGCTGGTGCTGGCATCGACGGCGGCGTATGCCCTGGCCCGGCTGCACTTCCGCGGCCGCGGGGTGCTGTTCGTCGTCATCGTGTCGACGCTGTTCGTGCCCGGCTTCGTGTTCCTGATCCCCAACTACCTCATCATCGACCAGCTCGGCTGGCTGGACACCGTCTGGGCGCTGGTGGTGCCGGGCGCGGCCAGTGCGTTCGGGGTGTTCTTCCTGCGGCAGTTCTTCTCCATGCTCCCCGGTGAGCTGGAGGAGGCGGCGCTGATCGACGGCGCGAACCAGTGGCAGATCTTCACCCGGGTTGTGCTGCCGAACTCGAAACCGGCGCTGGCGACCCTGGCAGTGCTGTCCTTCCTGGCCAACTGGAACGACTTCATCTGGCCGATCTACGTGCTGTTCAGCCCGGAACGGCTCACCTTGCCGGCCGGCCTGCGGCTGCTCCAGGGGGCGTACACCACCGACTACCCGGTCATCATGGCCGGTGCGTTCGTGGCCAGCGTCCCGGTCCTGATCCTGTTCGTCTTCACCCAGCGGTACGTCATCGAGGGCGTGTCGCGCAGCGGCTTGAAGGGATGA
- a CDS encoding carbohydrate ABC transporter permease, protein MAATGVKIRRHAPWTPYAFMAPFLLVFLTFVIGPALLGLWMSLHDWDFMLEYRPFVGLENYAALFDSTSAVFQMFWNGMKATAVFTVASVPFLVAIPLGLAILLNRRFPGRTLFRAVFFMPYVLGVAVVGLLFRFMLDPNIGIVNGLIDLVGLDGVLRSLGVDWPIPWITAQPWAWISLVAMTVWWTLGFNTIIYLAGLQDIPAELYDAAKVDGASGWQQFRHVTLPGLRAVLLFVVTITILASANMFGQALLVTNGGPGDTTRTALIVMLGEGLESFRMGSAAAMSYLLAVFLGIVSIIQVLAMRERRRPRWRS, encoded by the coding sequence GTGGCGGCCACTGGCGTGAAGATCCGCCGGCACGCACCATGGACGCCGTACGCGTTCATGGCGCCGTTCCTGCTGGTCTTCCTGACCTTTGTGATCGGACCGGCGCTGCTCGGTCTCTGGATGAGCCTGCACGACTGGGACTTCATGCTGGAGTACCGTCCGTTCGTCGGCCTGGAGAACTACGCGGCCCTGTTCGACTCCACGTCGGCGGTGTTCCAGATGTTCTGGAACGGCATGAAGGCGACCGCGGTGTTCACCGTCGCGAGCGTGCCGTTCCTGGTGGCCATCCCGCTGGGGCTGGCGATCCTGCTGAACCGGCGGTTCCCGGGGCGGACGCTGTTCCGCGCGGTCTTCTTCATGCCGTACGTGCTCGGTGTCGCCGTCGTCGGCCTGCTGTTCCGGTTCATGCTCGACCCGAACATCGGCATCGTGAACGGGCTCATCGACCTGGTCGGCCTGGACGGCGTGCTGCGCTCGCTCGGCGTCGACTGGCCGATCCCGTGGATCACCGCCCAGCCGTGGGCGTGGATCAGCCTGGTCGCGATGACCGTGTGGTGGACGCTCGGGTTCAACACGATCATCTACCTGGCCGGCCTGCAGGACATTCCGGCCGAGTTGTACGACGCGGCCAAGGTGGACGGCGCGAGCGGCTGGCAGCAGTTCCGGCACGTGACCCTGCCGGGGCTGCGTGCGGTGCTGCTGTTCGTCGTCACCATCACGATCCTGGCCTCGGCCAACATGTTCGGCCAGGCGCTGCTGGTGACCAACGGCGGGCCCGGCGACACCACCCGCACCGCGCTGATCGTGATGCTCGGCGAGGGTCTGGAGTCGTTCCGGATGGGCAGTGCCGCGGCAATGTCGTACCTGCTCGCGGTCTTCCTCGGGATCGTCTCGATCATCCAGGTGCTCGCGATGCGTGAGAGGAGGCGGCCACGATGGCGGTCCTGA
- a CDS encoding ABC transporter substrate-binding protein produces the protein MNRRDKALFPHLSRRRFLTATGVLGAGAVISACGGGSASSPGAEPAEGGGGASGYDGPNVDLAFWNGFTGGDGPFMQQLVDQFNTEHPNIAVKMTVMEWADYYAKIPTAVQSGNGPDVGIMHVDSLPTNAARNVIVPLDDVAEALDLREEDFAAAVWGAGEYDGQRYGIPLDMHPLGYYYNKTVMESAGLDPDNPPMDRDSYEAALEQLKAAGIQGHWMSPHPFTGSMTLQSLIWQFGGDLFNEDGTEVTWHEDPGVQALTWMVDAIHNGYSPTDVGQDADAIALQNGQAAFNWNGIWHINTLKEVPDLEWGVAPLPNIGGTEAAWAGSHNFVLPRQRTPDENKQEAARVFINWVSQQSLAWAEGGQVPARNSVRESAEFAALPEQSALAEQADYLHFPPAVPGISDAFADFDQALNEAVLLTKEPAAALTEAAERAAKKLEENRDRYQG, from the coding sequence GTGAACAGACGAGATAAGGCCCTCTTCCCACACCTCTCCCGCCGCCGGTTCCTCACCGCGACCGGCGTCCTCGGCGCCGGCGCCGTCATCAGCGCCTGCGGCGGCGGCTCCGCCTCCTCGCCGGGTGCCGAGCCAGCGGAAGGTGGCGGCGGCGCCAGCGGCTACGACGGCCCCAACGTGGACCTGGCCTTCTGGAACGGGTTCACCGGCGGCGACGGGCCGTTCATGCAGCAGCTGGTCGACCAGTTCAACACCGAGCATCCGAACATCGCGGTCAAGATGACGGTGATGGAGTGGGCCGACTACTACGCGAAGATCCCGACGGCGGTGCAGTCCGGCAACGGCCCGGACGTCGGCATCATGCACGTCGACTCACTGCCTACCAACGCCGCCCGCAACGTCATCGTTCCGCTCGACGACGTCGCGGAAGCCCTGGACCTGCGCGAGGAAGACTTCGCCGCGGCGGTCTGGGGTGCCGGCGAGTACGACGGTCAGCGCTACGGCATCCCGCTGGACATGCACCCGCTGGGCTACTACTACAACAAGACGGTCATGGAGTCGGCCGGGCTGGACCCGGACAACCCGCCCATGGACCGCGATTCGTACGAGGCCGCGCTGGAGCAGCTCAAGGCCGCCGGCATCCAGGGCCACTGGATGTCGCCGCACCCGTTCACCGGCTCGATGACGCTGCAGTCGCTGATCTGGCAGTTCGGCGGCGACCTGTTCAACGAGGACGGCACCGAGGTCACCTGGCACGAGGACCCCGGTGTACAGGCGCTGACCTGGATGGTCGACGCCATCCACAACGGCTACAGCCCCACCGACGTCGGCCAGGACGCCGACGCCATCGCGCTGCAGAACGGCCAGGCCGCGTTCAACTGGAACGGTATCTGGCACATCAACACCCTCAAGGAAGTCCCGGACCTGGAATGGGGCGTGGCGCCCCTGCCGAACATCGGCGGGACCGAGGCCGCCTGGGCCGGATCCCACAACTTCGTGCTCCCCCGCCAGCGCACACCGGACGAGAACAAGCAGGAGGCCGCGCGGGTCTTCATCAACTGGGTGAGCCAGCAGTCGCTCGCCTGGGCCGAGGGCGGCCAGGTGCCGGCCCGCAACTCGGTGCGCGAATCCGCGGAGTTCGCCGCCCTGCCCGAGCAGTCCGCACTCGCCGAGCAGGCCGACTACCTGCACTTCCCGCCGGCCGTACCCGGCATCAGCGACGCCTTCGCCGACTTCGACCAGGCGCTCAACGAGGCCGTCCTGCTGACGAAGGAGCCCGCCGCGGCGCTGACCGAGGCGGCCGAGCGGGCGGCCAAGAAGCTGGAAGAGAACCGCGACCGGTACCAGGGGTAG
- a CDS encoding alpha-N-arabinofuranosidase: protein MYDVEVGLDPAFTVGTVDERVFGSFVEHMGRCVYGGIFEPDHPTADEHGFRGDVADLVRELGVTTIRYPGGNFVSGYRWEDGVGPVDERPRRLDLAWRSIEPNTVGVDEFCRWARGLGIDPIMAVNLGTRGVDAAVDLLEYTNLVAGTTSTADRRVANGHKDPHAIRTWCLGNEMDGPWQIGHKTADEYGRLAAETARAMRRADPDIELVACGSSNSSMPTFGSWERIVLEHTYDLVDHISLHAYYEPHDGDVDSFLASSEDMRRMIAAVTATADHVGAVRRSSKRLTISFDEWNVWFQNRFAGQEDLEVTENGALIEDVYSVTDAVVVGDLLMALLDNCDRVSIACQAQLVNVIGPILTRTGGPAWRQTIFHPFALTSRHARGTVLRTAVRTRELATQRYGDVPATRVTAVQDPETGALTLLVANRDRNEPAALTVPLRAFGSPLRLIEHLTIADDDPDAVNTAEHPDRVVPRPATNTLVDGDRLTATLPPSSWHLIRLGH, encoded by the coding sequence ATGTACGACGTCGAAGTCGGGTTGGACCCGGCGTTCACCGTGGGCACAGTCGACGAGCGGGTGTTCGGCTCGTTCGTGGAGCACATGGGGCGCTGCGTCTACGGCGGCATCTTCGAGCCGGACCATCCCACCGCCGACGAGCACGGCTTCCGCGGCGATGTCGCCGACCTGGTGCGCGAGCTGGGCGTGACCACCATCCGCTACCCCGGCGGCAATTTCGTCTCCGGCTACCGCTGGGAGGACGGCGTCGGCCCCGTCGACGAGCGGCCGCGCCGGCTGGACCTCGCCTGGCGCTCGATCGAGCCGAACACCGTCGGCGTCGACGAGTTCTGCCGCTGGGCACGAGGCCTCGGGATCGACCCCATCATGGCGGTCAACCTCGGCACCCGCGGCGTCGACGCAGCCGTCGACCTGCTCGAATACACCAACCTCGTGGCCGGCACCACCAGCACCGCGGACCGTAGGGTCGCCAACGGGCACAAGGACCCACACGCCATCCGCACCTGGTGCCTGGGCAACGAGATGGACGGGCCCTGGCAGATCGGGCACAAGACCGCCGACGAGTACGGCCGGCTGGCCGCCGAGACCGCCCGGGCGATGCGCCGCGCCGACCCGGACATCGAGCTGGTCGCCTGCGGCAGCTCCAACAGCTCCATGCCGACGTTCGGCAGCTGGGAGCGCATCGTCCTGGAACACACCTACGACCTGGTCGACCACATCTCGCTGCACGCGTACTACGAACCCCACGACGGCGACGTCGACAGCTTCCTCGCCTCGTCGGAGGACATGCGCCGCATGATCGCGGCGGTGACCGCGACAGCGGACCACGTCGGCGCGGTGCGGCGCAGCAGCAAGCGGCTGACCATCTCCTTCGACGAGTGGAACGTCTGGTTCCAGAACCGCTTCGCCGGCCAGGAAGACCTCGAGGTCACCGAGAACGGCGCGCTGATCGAGGACGTCTACAGCGTCACCGACGCGGTGGTAGTGGGCGACCTGCTGATGGCCCTGCTGGACAACTGCGACCGGGTGTCCATCGCCTGTCAGGCCCAGCTGGTCAACGTCATCGGGCCGATCCTCACCCGCACCGGCGGCCCCGCCTGGCGACAGACCATCTTCCACCCGTTCGCACTGACCTCCCGGCACGCCCGCGGCACCGTCCTGCGCACCGCGGTGCGCACCCGCGAGCTCGCCACCCAGCGCTACGGCGACGTCCCCGCCACCCGGGTGACGGCCGTCCAGGACCCCGAGACCGGGGCCCTGACACTGCTGGTCGCCAACCGCGACCGGAACGAGCCCGCCGCCCTCACCGTGCCGCTGCGCGCGTTCGGCTCGCCGCTACGCCTCATCGAGCACCTCACGATCGCCGACGACGATCCGGACGCGGTGAACACCGCGGAGCACCCGGACCGCGTCGTGCCGCGGCCGGCCACGAACACTCTCGTGGACGGCGACCGGCTGACGGCCACCCTGCCGCCGTCGTCCTGGCACCTGATCCGGCTCGGCCACTGA
- a CDS encoding LacI family DNA-binding transcriptional regulator, producing the protein MGSRLKDVADLAGVSFKTVSNVINNHPNVTEKTREKVLKAVAELRYRPNVTARSLRHGRSGFLAIALPELTSPYFASLASEVGAAAKQQGLIVLIEETFGEAEREQIVLDGLESRLIDGVIFSPMAMDARDVAARHSSTPTVLLGERGHPAGFDHIAVDNVRAAREVTAHLAGLGRRHIAAIGAETGGGTGGLRARGYRAALRDAGLPVDRSLVVSNLDFDRISGARAMAALLDKGRPIDAVFCFNDLMALGALRVLHERGYRVPDDVAVAGFDDIEESRYSWPSLTTVAPDVPFIAAEAVRLIARRLTDPDAKAERIEVPFALRIRESTVGIAGR; encoded by the coding sequence GTGGGCAGCCGGTTGAAGGACGTCGCCGACCTTGCCGGGGTGTCGTTCAAGACGGTGTCGAACGTCATCAACAACCACCCGAACGTCACCGAGAAGACGCGCGAGAAGGTGCTCAAGGCGGTCGCCGAGCTGCGCTACCGGCCGAACGTCACGGCGCGCAGCCTGCGGCACGGCCGCTCCGGCTTCCTCGCCATCGCGCTACCGGAACTCACCTCGCCGTACTTCGCGTCGCTCGCCTCGGAGGTGGGCGCGGCGGCGAAGCAGCAGGGCCTGATCGTGCTCATCGAGGAGACGTTCGGCGAGGCCGAGCGGGAGCAGATCGTCCTCGACGGCCTGGAGTCGCGCTTGATCGACGGGGTCATCTTCAGCCCGATGGCCATGGACGCCCGTGACGTCGCCGCGCGGCACAGTTCCACCCCGACCGTGCTGCTCGGCGAGCGCGGCCACCCGGCCGGCTTCGACCACATCGCCGTGGACAACGTCCGGGCCGCTCGTGAGGTCACCGCGCACCTGGCCGGGCTGGGTCGCCGGCACATCGCCGCCATCGGCGCCGAGACCGGCGGCGGCACCGGCGGGCTGCGCGCTCGCGGCTACCGCGCCGCGCTCCGGGACGCCGGGCTCCCGGTCGATCGGTCCCTCGTCGTGTCGAACCTCGACTTCGACCGCATCAGTGGTGCCCGGGCGATGGCGGCACTGCTGGACAAGGGCCGCCCCATCGACGCCGTCTTCTGCTTCAACGACCTGATGGCGCTGGGCGCGCTGCGGGTGCTGCACGAGCGCGGGTATCGCGTCCCCGACGACGTCGCGGTGGCCGGCTTCGACGACATCGAGGAGAGCCGGTACTCGTGGCCGTCGCTGACGACGGTGGCGCCGGACGTGCCGTTCATCGCCGCGGAAGCGGTCCGGCTCATCGCCCGGCGGCTGACCGACCCGGACGCCAAGGCGGAGCGGATCGAGGTGCCGTTCGCGCTGCGTATCCGCGAGAGCACGGTCGGCATCGCCGGCCGCTGA
- a CDS encoding DoxX family protein has translation MSVPPIARDLALLIVRVGIGVVFVAHGWQKVNDIGVDNVAAGFEQMDVPLATASAWFAALVELGGGVALIAGALTPVVGLLLAADMVGAWIFVHAGNGIFVDQGGAELVIALGAASLTLAAVGAGRFSVDHAVGASRRVSRARA, from the coding sequence ATGTCCGTGCCGCCCATCGCCCGCGATCTCGCCCTGCTCATCGTCCGCGTCGGCATCGGCGTCGTCTTCGTCGCGCACGGCTGGCAGAAGGTCAACGACATCGGCGTCGACAACGTCGCAGCCGGGTTCGAGCAGATGGACGTGCCACTGGCCACCGCGTCGGCGTGGTTCGCGGCGCTGGTGGAGCTGGGCGGCGGCGTGGCGCTCATCGCCGGCGCGTTGACGCCGGTCGTGGGCCTGCTGCTGGCGGCCGACATGGTCGGCGCGTGGATCTTCGTCCACGCCGGCAACGGGATCTTCGTCGACCAGGGCGGCGCGGAGCTGGTGATCGCACTCGGTGCGGCCAGCCTGACGCTCGCCGCCGTCGGCGCCGGCAGGTTCAGCGTCGACCACGCCGTGGGAGCCAGCCGCCGAGTCAGCCGCGCCCGCGCCTGA